DNA sequence from the Caretta caretta isolate rCarCar2 chromosome 23, rCarCar1.hap1, whole genome shotgun sequence genome:
GCCATAACCAGGTCTTGTGAGCCTCACCTGTCTTCCCCCTTGGCTTATATAGCCCtagagtgggtgtgtgtgggggaactgGGGGGGCTCCTTCCACCCAATCAGCTCCCTCAGCAATTAGCCTGCTTGGTTAATTGACCTCCTCTGCCAGCGGCCTTTCAACCCGGGCTCAGTCCAGATCAGCAGGCGGGGAGCCAAGGGCATCCGGCTCATGGAATGACCGCCCCCTCCTCCACTGGGGCCCCCCCAACATTCAACTCAGCCTCCACCCTGGACCCCCCCTCGGTGAGATTCATAGACACCCCCCAGGCCAGAAGTGACCCCCCCCCGTATAGCGCAGGCCAgagaacacccccccacccccacaataataattcctggagcagatcccTTCGGAAAAACGGCCCAGATTGACTTAAGAAATCAAACCTGCGACCCCAgtgaaggtttagggacacccggagcatggagttgcctccctgcccctcctggctaCCAGCCATTGCTGGATCTAGCCTCCAGGAACTtctctgaacccagttatagttccggccttcacaacatcctgcgGCAGGGAGTTCCGCAGGTCGGCTTGCGCCGCGGCCTTGTGTTTGTGTGAAACCAGCCGCCTCTTGAATTTGTGGGGGGATCCCTGGCCCTTGTGTTAGGGGAAGGGGTGAATGACGCCCCCCAGTTCCCTCTCTCTGCACCAGTCCTGAATACAGAGCCCGCGCTCACCTCCCGCCTCCGTGGGCTCTTTTCCGAGCTGAACTTTTCAGTCTCCTACGGtggctcctccagcccctgggtCGGTTTCCTTGCCCGTCTCTGCACCGTTCCCAATTCGAACAGAGCTCTCTGGAGCCGGGGCGCCCAgcgggccagggctggggggcccgGGGATATTCCCTGGCTGATTCCCCAGCCCTGTCCTAGACGCCAAGGTCTCCTGTGGGAGCGGGAGCCGTGGATTCAGGACCCCGCCCTTCGCCACtgcgcagcccccccccccccgcttgccCCACAACTCTGTGACCCCTCCCTCACGCCCCCACTCTGCAGGCCTCCCCTTTCGCCCCACAGCTCTGGAGGGGGGGATACCGCTGTGtcgggggggggtctctctctgaccctgctcccccctGCAGGCTCCGGGACCTTCTCCTACGATTCCTTCCTGGAGGGGCGGCTGGAGGCCAAGCACCGGGATCACACCTACCGCGTCTTCAAGACGGTGACGCGCCGGGCGGACGCCTTCCCCTTCGCCCGGGCGGCCGCGGGCCCCGAGGTCTCAGTCTGGTGCAGCAACGACTACCTGGGCATGAGCCGCCACCCGCGGGTGCTGCAGGCTGCCATGTGAGAGGGTGCCCCTcattcccgacccgcagcccctgctcccccagccctgccagtgcccctcactcccgacccgcagcccctgccccccccagccctgccggtgcccctcactcccgacccgcagcccctgccccccagccctgccggtgcccctcactcccgaccctcagccccctgcttgcctggccctgggctccccccagccctgctggtgcccctcactcccgacccgcagcccctgccccccagccctgctggtgcccctcactcccgacccgcagcccctgccccccagccctgccggtgcccctcactcccgacccacagccccctgctagcctggccctgggctccccccagccctgccggtgcccctcattcccgacccgcagcccctgtccccccagccctgccggtgcccctcactcccgacccgcagcccctgccccccagccctgccggtgcccctcactcccgacccgcagcccctgccccccagccctgccggtgcccctcactcccgacccgcagcccctgttagcccagccctgccccccccccccagcgctgccggtgcccctcactcccgacccgcagcccgtgcccccccagccccgccggtgcccctcagtcctgacccacagccccctgctagcctggccctgggctcccgccagccctgccggtgcccctcactcccgacccgcagcccctgccccccagccctgccggtgcccctcactcctgacccgcagcccctgccccccagccctgccggtgcccctcactcccgacccgcagcccctaccccccagccctgccggtgcccctcattcccgacccgcagcccctgccccccagccctgccggtgcccctcactcccgacccgcagcccctgccccccagccctgccggtgcccctcactcccgacccgcagcccctgctcccccagccctgccggtgcccctcactcccgacccgcagcccctgccccccccagccctgccggtgcccctcactctcgacccgcagcccctgccccccagccctgccggtgcccctcactcccgacccgcagcccctaccccccagccctgccggtgcccctcactcccgacccgcagcccctgccccccagccctgccggtgcccctcactcccgacccgcagcccctgccccccagccctgccggtgcccctcactcccgacccgcagcccctgccccccagccctgccggtgcccctcactcccgacccgcagcccctgcccccccagccctgccggtgcccctcactcccgacccgcagcccctgcccccccagccctgccggtgcccctcactcccgacccgcagcccctgcccccccagccctgccggtgcccctcactcccgaccctcagcccccctgcttgcctggccctgggctccccccagccctgccggtgcccctcactcccgacccgcagcccctgccccccagccctgccggtgcccctcactcccgacccgcagcccctgccccccagccctgccggtgcccctcactcccgacccgcagcccctgctcccccagccctgccggtgcccctcactcccgacccacagcccctgccccccagccctgccggtgcccctcactcccgacccgcagcccctgcccccccagccctgccggtgcccctcactcccgacccgcagcccctgcccccccagccctgccggtgcccctcactcccgacccgcagcccctgcccccccagccctgccggtgcccctcactcccgaccctcagccccctgcttgcctggccctgggctccccccagccctgccggtgcccctcattcccgacccgcagcccctgccccccagccctgccggtgcccctcactcccgacccgcagcccctgccccccagccctgccggtgcccctcactcccgacccgcagcccctgttagcccagccctgccccccccccccccccagcgctgccggtgcccctcactcccgacccgcagcccgtgcccccccagccccgccggtgcccctcagtcctgacccacagccccctgctagcctggccctgggctcccgccagccctgccggtgcccctcactcccgacccgcagcccctgccccccagccctgccggtgcccctcactctcgACCCGCAGCCGCTgttagcccagccctggccccccacagcgctgccggtgcccctcactcccgacctgcagcccctgctagcccagccctgtaTGCTGACCCATCTCTCCCCTTTAGGGACGCCCTGCAGCATCATggcttgggggctgggggcaccagGAACATCTCGGGCACCAGCCAGTACCACGTGGACCTGGAGCGGGAGCTGGCCCAGCTCCATCGCAAAGACGCTGCCTTGTTATTCTCCTCCTGCTACGTTGCCAACGACTCTACCCTCTTCACCCTGGCCAGGATGATGCCCGGTaaccggacgcctgggttctctccctggctttgggaggggaatggggtctagtggttacagtgggggggtggggctgggagcctggactcctgggttctctccctggctttgggaggggaatggggtctagtggttacagtgggggggtggggctgggagcctggactcctgggttctctccctggctttgggaggggaatggggtctagtggttacagtgggggggtggggctgggagcctggactcctgggttctctccctggctttgggaggggagtggagtctgggGTTTAGCACGGGGGTGGGcggggagccaggatgcctgggttcatttcccagctctgggaggggaccaggacgcctgggttctggtCACAGCACTAACCCACCCCCCTCTAGGCTGTGAGATCTTCTCAGACGCGGGGAATCACGCCTCCATGATCCAGGGCATCCGCAACAGCGGGGTCCCCAAGCACGTCTTCCGGCACAACGACCCCCAGCACCTGGCCCAGCTTCTGGGCCACAGCCCCCCCGGCATCCCCAAGATTGTGGCCTTCGAGACCGTGCACTCCATGGACGGTAGggaatccctgccctgcccccccacggtcccacccctccccccacatcccagggACACCCCCCAcaactgctccctctccccccgcaggTGGGATCTGCCCCCTGGAGGAGCTGTGTGACGTGGCCCACGCACACGGCGCCCTCACCTTCGTGGACGAGGTTCACGCTGTGGGGCTGTACGGCGCCCATGGGGCAGGCATCGGGGAGCGTGACGGGGTGCTGGGCAAGGTCGACATCGTCTCCGGCACCCTGGGTGAGTCGGCAGGGGGGCGGgcgctggggggctgggcaggagggcacTCTCCCTTGGCAGTCAGTGCTGGGcactggggggcgctgtggggcagggagcagggcagagggcagTGTCCCCTgacaggcagggctgggcactAGGGGGTGCCATGATGTGGGTGTCTGGGCCGGGGGCACTGGCAGGCAGGGTGGGCATTAACAGGTGCTGTGATGTGGGGGGTTCTCCCCGGAAGGCAGGGCCGGGCACTGAGGGGCTTTGTgatgtggggggctgggcaggggagtgCCATgctgcatggtgggggctgggtgctGTGCGGGGCTGGCCAGGGGACGCTGGCAGGCAGGGCCAGGCACTAGGGGCCGCCGTGAtatggggggctgggtgggggggctctcCCCGGCAGGCAGGGCGGGCACCCAGGggcgctgtggggtgggggtttgggcagggggctgggcagagggcATTGTCCCCGGGCAGGCAGGGCGGGCACTCGGGGGCTCTGTGATTtgcggggctgggccgggggctctgaggggTGCCGTGCTGTGGGGCGGGGACCTGGCCAGGGGGCACCGTctcaccccactcccccccgcccccagggaagGCCTTCGGCTGCGTGGGGGGGTACATCGCCAGCACGGCCGCCCTGGTGGACACGGTTCGCTCCTACGCGGCCGGCTTCATCTTCACCACCTCGCTGCCCCCGCCGGTGCTGGCGGGCGCCCTGGCCTCGCTGCGGGTGCTGGCGGGGCCCGAGGGCCGGGGGCTGCGCCGGGCCCACCAGCGCAACGTCAAGCACCTGCGGCAGCTGCTGATGGACGCCGGGCTGCCCGTCGTCAACTGCCCCAGCCACATCATCCCCATCCGGGTACGGCTGGACGCCTGGGTCCTCGGGGACGGGGGTTGGGTTGAGCAGGGacgtgctgggagccaggacgcctgggttctctccccagctctgggaggggagcagggtctagtggttagagctggggggggcggggagccaggactcctgggttctctccctggctctgggaggagagcagggtctagtggttagagctgggggggggcggggagccaggactcctgggttctctccctggctctgggaggagagcagggtctagcggttagagcgggggggggggggcagggagccggcACACCAGGAGGGGAGCGGGGCCTAGTGTgttggaggtgtgtgtgtggggtgtgggagggaggggctgtTTCCCCGACTCCTGGGTCCCACCCTTGTCTCTCCGGCTCCCCCCGCAGGTGGGCGACGCGGCCCTGAACTCCCGGCTCTGCGACCTTCTCCTGTCCCAGCATGGCATCTATGTCCAGGCCATCAACTACCCCACGGTGCCCCGGGGCGAGGAGCTGCTGCGCCTGgcgccctccccccaccacacgcCCCCCATGATGGACTACTTCGTGGGTGAGGGCagtgggctgggagcaggggatgggccagctggagctgggggggtcaaacgggagggaggtgggggctgggaggggccatATGGGGGGGCAGTAGGTGAGGGATGGAGgtcccatgggggaggggagattaggggcagccggggggggcTGGGGTCAGAGGTCAGGGTCCCGTGCCAGTCCCCTCCTACCGCTGGTGCAGTGAGGGGATGGACGGGTACCTGGGGGGGGCACAGAGGTCTcaccccatctctccccccccaGAGCGGCTTGTGCAGGGCTGGCATGCCGTGgggctccccctgcagccccccgcgTCCTCCGCCTGCCACTTCTGCCAGCGGCCTCTGCACTTCGCCCTCATGAGTGAGTGGGAGCGGGATTCCTTCGGCAGCCTGGGGGCCCAGTGCGTCACCAGCAGCGCGTGAGCCCGGACGGACCCCCCCCACGCGGGACAGACCCCGGGGCGCGACCTGGCCAGGGCTCAAAATAAAGCACCTCAGCTTGTGTCCGTGTCCCTGACTGcgtggaacccaggcgtccgggcacCCATCTCCGCCACTGCTCCTCTCCCAAAGCCGGGAAAAGAACCCcggcgtccgggctcccagccctgcccccgctgtCACCCATGGAATCCTGGGCCGGCTCTTCCCCCGCCATGTGGGTCCCTGGGCGCCCTGcctggtgggggggctgggggagcggggCTAGCCCGGGTGCTCCAGCCTCccttggctctgggctggggggaggagaatgggggtGGCACTGGTGTGGGAGTGAAGGCCCGAGGGGGGTGGCCAGTGGGATCTAGCGGCCCCATGTGGCAGGGTGGGGAAGATAATCATGGTTGCACTTGGCCATGGGGCAGCCccatggtgctgggggggggaggctgtgcGTGGGAAGTGTTGGTCCTGGTTAGGTGAAGGGGGGGATGGTGTTTCCCATCTTGCTCGCTCTctaccccccacctgctccagaGCCaggctgcccccccgcccccgcttgCCAATGAAAGCACATTTAGTTGGGGGGGGGCGGCTCAATGAACCACAGCCCCCCCCCGAAGTCTTCAGGCACTCACGgtaccagcccccccccccccaatcggCAGCTCGGGGACAGGGGCTCATCAGCGGGGCTGGGaggattggggggggagggtttttaaaaaatttttacaTGTTGCAGTTGCTGGCATTAAGTTCttttgtgtgtcccccccccatcCGCTGGGTGTCCCATGGGTGGGGGGTGGCAGAATTCGGGGGCGCGTCCCTCACCCCCCGATTTCCCCTTTAGTGTCCGAGTCGTAGAGGTAAGTGGGGGTTCTACTGTGTCATGAATATCGGGGTCCCCCACCAGCACCTAGACTCACAGATgatgggggtggaagggaccccaggaggttctagtccaaccccctgctcagagcaggaccagccccaactaaatcatcccggccagggcttggTCCAGCCAGGCCTTAAACCCTCCAAGGATGGGGATTCCCCCACCGCCCTAGGGAACCCACTCCCGGGCTTCCCCCCCTCCTAGGAAAGCCCCTCCTTGGGAAAccgtgtttcctaatatcccacctagacccccccccccactgcaactcgaggCCATGGCTCCTTGTTCGGCCCCCGCTGAGACCAGCCGAGCGCCATCCTCTTGGGGACCCCCCTTCACTGGCTACTGTCAACCCCCCCTTCTCGTCTGCAGACGAGATAACCCCAGCCCCCTCAGCCCTTCCTCGTGACCCTCAGCCATGTGCCCCGGCCCCCTGATCATTTCCGTTGCCCCCCGCTGGactctccgatttgtccacatcccttctgtcgtggggggcccaaagctggacgcAGGACTCCAGACAAGGCCccccgaatagaggggaacgatcccaCCCCTCGATcggctggcaacgctcctactaatgcagccccaTGTACCCTTAGCCAGCTCGCTTGCCACCCCCCAGATTGGAGCATCCGGCTCCCCCCCCAGcgcgtggggctggggggggctcctgccTCCCACAGTTGGAAAACAACTTTATTTTCTATAAAACTTTCTTTTTgggcaaagaagaaaaaaagcccaAGGGGGGGACGGTTCCGTGATCCTCCCTCCAGCGGACTGTGCCCCCCCAGGTGGGGGGGCTCCCTGCTCACGGAGGGGGGCACAAGTCAGGGTTTAAATGACATGGCAGTAATTAGTCCATTGGGTCTTTTATGGGGGTGacgtttgcttcccccccccttctgccctcccaGCAGACATagcccgcgggggggggggggggggatgttaaAACCCGTTtgtggtcacacaatcacagacatgaaggtcgctatcttaaaacaaaaaaacttcaaatccagactccagcgagaaactgctgaattggaattcatttgcaaattggatactattaatttaggcttgaatagagactgggagtggctaagtcattatgcaaggtagcctgtttcctcttgttttttcctacccccccccccagatgttctggtttaacttggatttaaacttggagagtggtcagtttagatgagctattagcagcaggagagtgagtttgtgtgtgtatgggggtgggggggatgtgagaaaacctggatctaggcaggaaatagcccgacttgactatgtaaagagctgtcactttggatgggctagcaccagcaggagagtgagtttgtgtgggggggggggtgagaaaacctggatttgtgctggaaatggcccacctgttgatcactttagataagctgttaccagcaggacagtggggtgggaggaggttttgtttcatggtctctgtgtgtatataaagtctgctgcagtttccacgggatgcatccgatgaagtgagctgtggctcaggaaagctcacgctcaaataaattggttcgtctctaaggtgccacaagtccctccttttctttagactctCAGCGGTGGCCAAGGCAGCCCCCCCGGGTCTTTCGCATTGCACTGGGGGGGAatcaggtgacttggtcacatgacCAGCCCCACAGGTGGGTCCTGATGGGCCTCCTCCGAGCCCCCGCCCCATTAGCTCCTGCCCCCCCTTGCTCTCtgtctctgaccccccccccccattggggAGGGTCGCCCCAACACGGCAGGgacgggggaggagcagctgggcgccggccggacgcctgggttccgcTCCCCGCCCCCGCTGAGTCCGTCTGGCCAGGGAGccgagccgggccgggccgggccggcggACGCTGCTGGAGGCCGGGGCAAGCGCTGGGTGGAGCCATCGGCATCTgggcccccctccgcccccgagTGAgtgagaacccaggcgtccgggctccccccgcaccccaacccacaaGACGCCACtcccagagaacccaggcgtccgggccttACCCCTGAGCCGcaggtgtggggggatggggaacaggtATTGGGGGTGGTGAACGGGGCGCGGGGGACTTGGATAGCAAGGGGTGGGTACTGGGGGGGCCTGTGCGGTCGCGGGGAGGGGAAGCAAGAGGGGCCCACGCCCCTGCCGCCCTCCAGGTCTGGGTCTATGTCCTAGTCTTGGGGGGGAGGCCCTTGGGGGCCGGGTGGATTAAAGgcctggggggggcgggaggagtggagggctgagcagggcaggggctgtggtcCCTGGTGGCTGCCACAAGGTGAGGCGAtgcagagatggggtggggggctgggactcctgggttctctcccgggctctgggaggggagttggggggggaggggctggcagccaggactcctgggttctctcccgggctctgggaggggctggcagccaggactcctgggttctctccccagctctgggggggggagtggggggctagtgggttagaccAGTGGCCCCTGGGGGTCCATCAACTTCTCTAGAGATTTGCCtggttcagtggttcccaaactggtgGCCGTGAAATGCTCGGGGGGGTTCtcagggaaccccccccccccaacgggggacagacagagctgtccctgggccccccagcccggagcccctggacttccagaGCCGAGCCGCCCGAAGCCGGCTTCTCTCTCCGAGGCGCTTATTCTGCTGCTTTTAAAACGAAGGAGGCAGCTGGGCTGGTCCTAAAATGAGGCGGCTGAAGAAGAGCGAGTTGGCGCCTCCGTCCGCTGGGTTTTGCCCGGGCGGCTCAAGACCCGAATTCTCTGAGCTGGCGCCTAAATCCCGCCCGGCGCTTGGAGGGGCCGGGGCGCCCTAAACCCGAGGGTCCGTTCCCGAGAGCCCGGCTTTGATCGCCCCTGCTCGGGCCAAGGAGACACGTTCCCGGGGCGGGGGCGGCAGACTGACGGGGGGGGGCAGACTGACGGGGGGGGGGCCCGGGTTGTGACGGGGGGGGGGACAGACTGACGGGGGGGGCCCGGGTTGTTACGGGGGGGGCAGACTGACGGGGGGGCCCCCCCATGTACAGCGCAGCCCTAGGGTGCAAACgtccctggggggcgggggccctTCAGCCCCGAGGCAGGAGAAGTTCTGGGCACAATATTTCGAGCTCCGGCCAGTCCCAGGCCGCCCGCCGGGCAGGGGGGACccgggacccccccgcccccaggctcGGCGGTGGGGAGCCCGCAGAATcgctgggcggggcgggggcctAGATAAGACCCTCGGACGCCACCTGGCGGCCGCGCTAGTGAACCGCGCCCTCCCGGCAGAAGGGCGCATGCGCGGCTCGTCCGGCCGCCCCATTGGCCGGTCTGCGGCGCGGCGGGCTATAAAGCCGGGCGCGGCCCCCGCGCGGggagcggcggctgctgctgcatccggagcaggggctgcagggagcggccggggccgggctgcgggacccaggcgtccggggctGCTGGTCTGGCTGGGCCCGCGGGCGGACCGGACCGAGCTCTGCCCTGGGCCTGCCTGGCTCTCGCTGCAGCGTCCAAATCGGTGACTAAAGAGACGGTGTGAACACCCTTGGGAGGGCTGAGTCCGCAGGTGTCCCTGTTTGGTTCCTGcctcccaggctcccagccccctgtgaGCAGCGTAGCGGCCGCCATCGGGATTCTCAgagtgtccttgttgaacctcctccgatttcttttagaatcatagaatatcaggggtggaagggacctcagctaAGCCAGAGGGTGCTACCCTTCAGCCCAGgcgacagggtgtcggccattctctgtgtccagacccctgcacacacctgccctccagggctcATTAtacccagtgacctggggaagttcgaagccaccaacgttcccatgttACACCAGgtccttccagtttcacgccctcccttaggttgggggcggtcgatagcactcgcaggccgcatgtgggaaggtttccaCTTGGTTATAAGAAAAGGActttgtatacacacagagaccatggaacaatacctcctcccaccccactctcctgctggtaatagcttatctaaagtgatcatcatcgaatacagactaagtgtgtatataaagtctgctgcagtttccagggtATGCATCTGAtagacgtgagctgtagctcacgctcgAATAGTCTCTTCCTAGATAAATTTACAgtgtttccacaccctcagtaggtaacacaatagaccctaactggatgtgACCTAGTTAAAGAGACAAGTCCCAGCACATTGACAGAGCCTTCAGCACACCAgatctgctccccatgaagccagtcagggagcattcagcatcctctgcccctccatgcacttccccagcaagtccgctcaggcagggtcctgccccccaactccacagtcagcttTCACCTTGACCTTACAAGGGGGGGGGGACCctgcacctgccctctagggctctgcaatgatcatacacccttaccccaccacctagatactttagaactgcataggggaaactgaggcacccccacaatattcggaggaaacattaagaacagtcccacttcatcacacaggccaacgctcaaatcactgagctatccgtccccccccccaatcctctCATGAGTGTCAAAAAGGGAAGAAGACAGtggacatagaatatcagggttggaagggacctcgcaGGAAGGAGacacctgatgaggttcaacaaggataagtgggAAGAGAAGATGAAGGGGGGGGGTGAGCAGggctaatccccaatttttgccccagattcctaaatggcccgctcaaggattgaactcacaaccctgggtttagcaggccaacgctcaaaccactgagctatgcccccccccccatcctctcaTGAGtgtctgctagcaatgcccctacttagtCCAGTGCAAGCCACtggacatagaatatcagggttggaagagacctcgcaGCTAGGGCGGAAGGAGATTCTGAACGCCCCCCTTCATCTTCTCTTcccacttatccttgttgaacctcatcaggtgtCTCCTTCCtgcgaggtctcttccaaccctgatattctatgtccaGTGGCTTGCACTAGCCTAATACTGATGAGGTTCCTGAActgagaaggccaatggcattttggactaagtaggggcattgctagcagacaCTCATGagaggattggggggggggggggggggggggcatagctcagtggtttgagcgttggcctgctaaacccagggttgtgagttcaatccttgag
Encoded proteins:
- the ALAS2 gene encoding 5-aminolevulinate synthase, erythroid-specific, mitochondrial isoform X2 is translated as MMASFLQRCPFLTRDPSVFLVKARPLLVSSAQRCPIMVARTLMGSSPDLQRGMDNPILLAAGSVPQESGSPEAASSPSQTHCPFMESEVRGGRSRIVQRAGPEVQEDVKVYKADPLSSLLREVQSSLRKKFLGHEGPGPDARLLPTHLLQDNMPGSGTFSYDSFLEGRLEAKHRDHTYRVFKTVTRRADAFPFARAAAGPEVSVWCSNDYLGMSRHPRVLQAAMDALQHHGLGAGGTRNISGTSQYHVDLERELAQLHRKDAALLFSSCYVANDSTLFTLARMMPGCEIFSDAGNHASMIQGIRNSGVPKHVFRHNDPQHLAQLLGHSPPGIPKIVAFETVHSMDGGICPLEELCDVAHAHGALTFVDEVHAVGLYGAHGAGIGERDGVLGKVDIVSGTLGKAFGCVGGYIASTAALVDTVRSYAAGFIFTTSLPPPVLAGALASLRVLAGPEGRGLRRAHQRNVKHLRQLLMDAGLPVVNCPSHIIPIRVGDAALNSRLCDLLLSQHGIYVQAINYPTVPRGEELLRLAPSPHHTPPMMDYFVERLVQGWHAVGLPLQPPASSACHFCQRPLHFALMSEWERDSFGSLGAQCVTSSA
- the ALAS2 gene encoding 5-aminolevulinate synthase, erythroid-specific, mitochondrial isoform X1 codes for the protein MMASFLQRCPFLTRDPSVFLVKARPLLVSSAQRCPIMVARTLMGSSPDLQRGMDNPILLAGSVPQESGSPEAASSPSQTHCPFMESEVRGGRSRIVQRAGPEVQEDVKVYKADPLSSLLREVQSSLRKKFLGHEGPGPDARLLPTHLLQDNMPGSGTFSYDSFLEGRLEAKHRDHTYRVFKTVTRRADAFPFARAAAGPEVSVWCSNDYLGMSRHPRVLQAAMDALQHHGLGAGGTRNISGTSQYHVDLERELAQLHRKDAALLFSSCYVANDSTLFTLARMMPGCEIFSDAGNHASMIQGIRNSGVPKHVFRHNDPQHLAQLLGHSPPGIPKIVAFETVHSMDGGICPLEELCDVAHAHGALTFVDEVHAVGLYGAHGAGIGERDGVLGKVDIVSGTLGKAFGCVGGYIASTAALVDTVRSYAAGFIFTTSLPPPVLAGALASLRVLAGPEGRGLRRAHQRNVKHLRQLLMDAGLPVVNCPSHIIPIRVGDAALNSRLCDLLLSQHGIYVQAINYPTVPRGEELLRLAPSPHHTPPMMDYFVERLVQGWHAVGLPLQPPASSACHFCQRPLHFALMSEWERDSFGSLGAQCVTSSA